The Candidatus Hydrogenedentota bacterium genome window below encodes:
- the hisH gene encoding imidazole glycerol phosphate synthase subunit HisH — MAASMIAIVNYGIGNLDSVARAFRKVGAEPVVTTDASALERADGIVLPGVGSFDQAMNTLREHGLVPVLHRRAIEGKTPVLGICLGMQMFARRSEEGETEGLGWLDAETVRFSDGSAKIPHLGWNDVQRLRDSALFNGIRGDAPFYFAHSYHVVCRDENDVLARTDYAVPFVSAVERGNLFGTQFHPEKSHANGLCVVHNFVKRCAHA, encoded by the coding sequence TTGGCTGCATCAATGATTGCGATCGTCAATTACGGTATAGGAAATCTCGATTCCGTCGCGCGCGCGTTTCGGAAGGTCGGCGCGGAACCGGTCGTTACGACCGATGCGTCCGCTTTGGAACGCGCGGACGGCATCGTGCTGCCCGGCGTCGGCTCGTTCGACCAAGCCATGAATACCTTGCGCGAGCACGGCCTTGTGCCGGTGCTTCACCGGCGCGCAATCGAGGGCAAAACGCCGGTATTGGGCATTTGCCTTGGTATGCAGATGTTTGCGCGCCGGAGCGAGGAGGGCGAGACCGAAGGACTGGGTTGGCTCGACGCGGAGACGGTGCGGTTTTCGGACGGTTCGGCGAAAATCCCACATCTCGGCTGGAACGATGTCCAACGGCTTCGCGACAGCGCGTTGTTCAACGGCATCCGGGGCGATGCGCCGTTCTATTTTGCCCATTCGTACCATGTCGTATGCCGCGATGAAAACGACGTTCTCGCGCGCACCGATTACGCTGTGCCGTTCGTTTCGGCGGTCGAGCGCGGCAACCTCTTCGGCACGCAGTTCCATCCGGAAAAAAGCCACGCGAACGGCCTGTGCGTGGTCCATAATTTTGTGAAACGGTGCGCCCATGCATAA